A genome region from Arachis duranensis cultivar V14167 chromosome 8, aradu.V14167.gnm2.J7QH, whole genome shotgun sequence includes the following:
- the LOC107463133 gene encoding F-box/kelch-repeat protein At3g23880-like — MRNHEYDLCNLPGDLFREILLRLPVKLLLQLKTVCRSWNSFISSHEFVIHHHQRSTQPRLVYCSLESEGLDIMQCSVSSLLYNQLQPTRIEPLHIKYKTIKGSCNGLLCLCEGFPYRTLTLFNPCTRSVSLNVPFEYPGGDYLQPVFCGLGYDALRDKYKFVTGSKSSTVAAGLYRYRAKVCTFDPNPSWKTVDHPMFPYFTSCYSGTFVSGTLNWMAHVPDKDDEWFILTFDLETESFGRLCLPRNNHTHTGSCYYAPSMQVLKNFLSMSFQPACDINTACTIWIMKEYGVEKSWTVLFTIPFGDAIFRSDIWLEPLYILEDEILLAYGKFHWSNLLVYNFRKGEVVHPIVEVEGSRDRSTICPLSTSVYEKFESIFEASYVFDIVDDYDKFNVLYHTMFKEYQKTLLCLKS, encoded by the exons ATGAGAAACCATGAATACGATTTATGCAATCTTCCGGGAGACCTGTTTAGGGAAATCTTGCTGAGGCTTCCAGTGAAGCTCCTCCTGCAGCTGAAGACCGTCTGCCGTTCATGGAACTCCTTCATCTCCAGCCATGAATTCGTCATACACCACCATCAACGCTCAACTCAACCTCGATTAGTGTATTGTAGTTTGGAATCTGAGGGGCTTGACATCATGCAGTGCTCTGTATCATCTCTTCTTTATAATCAGCTTCAACCAACTAGAATCGAGCCACttcatattaaatataaaaccaTTAAGGGATCTTGCAACGGGTTGCTTTGCTTGTGTGAAGGTTTTCCCTATAGAACTCTGACGTTGTTCAATCCTTGTACTCGTTCCGTATCCCTAAACGTTCCATTCGAGTACCCCGGCGGCGATTATCTACAACCTGTATTTTGTGGCTTAGGGTATGATGCCCTACGTGACAAGTATAAGTTTGTTACGGGTTCTAAGTCATCTACTGTAGCTGCGGGTCTGTATAGATATAGAGCTAAAGTTTGCACCTTCGATCCAAATCCTTCTTGGAAAACGGTTGATCATCCCATGTTTCCATATTTTACATCTTGTTATAGCGGCACATTTGTTAGTGGCACTCTCAATTGGATGGCGCATGTTCCTGATAAGGATGATGAGTGGTTCATTCTTACCTTTGACTTGGAAACAGAGTCCTTTGGTCGATTATGCCTACCTAGAAACAATCACACTCACACTGGCTCCTGTTACTATGCCCCTTCCATGCAAGTCCTCAAGAACTTCCTTTCTATGAGTTTTCAACCTGCTTGTGATATCAACACTGCTTGCACTATTTGGATAATGAAGGAGTATGGAGTTGAAAAATCTTGGACTGTATTGTTTACGATTCCATTCGGCGATGCAATATTCCGATCAGACATTTGGCTAGAACCCTTGTACATCTTAGAAGATGAAATTCTTTTGGCGTATGGTAAATTCCACTGGAGCAATTTGCTTGTATATAATTTTCGTAAAGGAGAAGTAGTTCATCCTATAGTTGAAGTTGAAGGCTCACGTGACCGTTCAACAATTTGTCCCTTGTCTACATCCGTATATGAGAA GTTCGAAAGCATATTTGAAGCCTCGTATGTCTTTGATATCGTCGACGACTACGACAAGTTCAATGTACTTTATCACACCATGTTCAAAGAATATCAAAAAACTCTTCTCTGCTTGAAGTCTTGA